Proteins encoded by one window of Lathyrus oleraceus cultivar Zhongwan6 chromosome 1, CAAS_Psat_ZW6_1.0, whole genome shotgun sequence:
- the LOC127128111 gene encoding uncharacterized protein LOC127128111, which translates to MEEAKAMQQQQQLIQEQHRQQQQQQQHFLLLQQLQKQQQSSAISRFPSNIDAHLRPIRPLNLQQNPNPNPNPILNLHHNPNSNHLPQQQHQKIIRPPGNQIELQMAYQDAWRVCHPDFKRPFSSLEDACDRLLPYHVVADYEAEEDDRILDSDTTGQMLSRSQQWDNNIAAKIAEFTATFEKQTLAFNIISQKRSLGEFRSEERLMIEQALLQEEKRALIDLRAELESREKAGREAHEAKLRMAAMYQAEQQARADSQSHAEMMSRAPIRGSALGSQGSDIVIGGHDLGDQDHSEMMNGWGNNAQRDEKEPSEDFLNDEAENGETGTPDGWREVGEFDLNAR; encoded by the exons ATGGAAGAAGCAAAGGCAATGCAGCAGCAGCAGCAGTTGATCCAAGAACAACAtcgacaacaacaacaacaacaacaacattttctgCTCTTACAGCAATTGCAAAAGCAACAGCAATCATCCGCAATTTCTCGCTTCCCTTCCAACATTGACGCTCACTTGCGTCCCATAAGACCCCTCAATCTTCAACAAAACCCTAACCCTAACCCTAATCCCATTCTCAATTTACACCACAACCCTAATTCAAACCATCTACCTCAGCAACAGCACCAAAAGATTATTCGACCCCCCGGGAATCAAATCGAGCTCCAGATGGCTTACCAAGACGCCTGGCGGGTCTGCCATCCGGATTTCAAGCGACCCTTTTCTTCTCTAGAAGATGCCTGCGACAG ATTATTGCCATATCATGTTGTGGCAGATTATGAAGCAGAAGAGGATGATAGGATACTTGATTCTGATACAACTGGCCAGATGCTTTCGAGGTCCCAACAGTGGGATAATAATATTGCTGCTAAAATTGCTGAATTTACTGCAACTTTTGAGAAGCAAACACTTGCCTTCAACATAATATCGCAGAAGAGAAGTTTGGGGGAATTTCGGTCCGAGGAGAGACTGATGATTGAACAGGCACTTCTTCAAGAGGAAAAACGGGCTCTGATAGACTTAAGAGCTGAATTAGAATCCAGGGAGAAAGCTGGTCGTGAAGCCCACGAGGCTAAACTACGAATGGCTGCAATGTATCAAGCTGAGCAGCAGGCAAGGGCTGATTCACAATCTCATGCTGAAATGATGTCTCGAGCCCCCATAAGAGGGAGTGCACTTGGTTCCCAAGGCAGTGACATTGTGATTGGTGGCCATGACCTAGGAGATCAGGATCACAGTGAAATGATGAATGGGTGGGGAAACAATGCACAGAGAGATGAGAAGGAGCCGTCTGAGGATTTCTTGAATGACGAAGCTGAGAATGGTGAAACTGGCACGCCCGATGGCTGGCGTGAGGTTGGTGAATTTGATTTAAATGCTAGGTGA